The genomic stretch CGTCCTTGATGAAGTAAGAAGTCCGCCCTTCGGCCGCCGGGTCATTGGTCACGATGCCCCGGTCCATGAGCTCTCTCATGTATCGGTTCGTGGCGCTGTCGCCGAGGTTTAGCTTTTTAGATAATTCCCTGTTCGACATGCCGGGGTTTTCTGCCAGGGCACAGAGCGCCCGCCTCATGGACTCGCGCTTCATCAGGGATATTAAATACCTCTCCTCGGGCTTATATGAGCCCCCGTTGGTGAAGTAGCGTACGTGCTTGCCGTCCGCTTTAAAAGATATAATGCGATGGTTGATGCCCAGGATAAGCAGATGATAGCGGACCGTGCCGATGTTCATGCGCAGCCCCTTCGAGATATCGTAGAGGCCGGAACCGGGATTATCGGCTATATATTTTAAGACGACGTTGCGGTTCTCGTTGCCGTTGATCCTGCCCCGGGCGCGGGTGACGGCGCCGGCCATGAAGAAGCGGATGAATAAATAAATGGCCGCCGTAAGGACCAGGCCGGCCGCCAGGTTGATTTTCGTGGCAGAGAGCCTGCCGTCGTCGGTGCCGTAATAGATTGTGCCATTTACCTCCTTCATGTCCGTGACCCTTGAGCCGGTGGGCTTAGCCCAGAGCAGGTTGCCGTCCTTATCCAGCGCATAGATGCCGCCCGAGTAGGCTGCCTTCGCCTGGCCGTAGAAAGTGGGCACCTCGTAGTTGATGGTCCACATGCTCACGTAGGTGATGTTATTCCCTGGCATGAGCTCGATATCCGTCCAGCTTCCGATGGCCTTCGTGCCATTCGGCACGTTATTATTCTTGTACCAGCCTTCGGGCTTGACCTTATTCTCGTTGGCCGCGTAGCTCAGGTCAAGGTACGGCGGCATGACCAGGCCGATGTTAGAGGCGTTGAGGGCGACCCGATGCGGGAACAGGGGGAGTGTCGTATCCCAGAGCGACCCGTCCGTGGTAATATCCGTTGCCCTGACGGCGTACGTATCCAGCTGGCTGAGGTTACGATAGTTCTTCCAGCTGCCGCCGGCCTGGGTCAGGATGAACTCGACGGTGCCCGGGTCCTTGTAGTAGTCGGCATTCAGCGTGTCGTTCACGCCGGGAGGCGTGACCCGCAACATCTGGTAGTATATGCCGTTCGATAAGCCCTTGATGTCGCTAATGTAAGATTCGTAGTGCTTGACGCCGGTCACTTCGGTGCCGTCCGGCCGGATCATGGTCATGTAGGAGCCGTTAAAGTCGCCCTGCTGGTCGCTCCCTAAGTTATCGTGGCGTAAATACAGGTTCCCGTGGCTATCGAATGTCGTATCGAAGTCCGGCCAGGTGTACTCGTCCGGGTACTCTTTCACCCAGAGCTTGTTGCCATTGGAGTCCAGCGCCATTACACCGTTCCCCATTATGCCGCTGCTTAGCCACACGTAGAGCGTACCATTATTGTAATACGGCTGCTCGACGTTTATGCCGGACAGGAAGCTGACGTTATACTCGCCGGAGCTGTGGCTCCAGCGCATGGACCCGTTCCGGTCGTAGGACTCGATGGTGCCGTTATCCTTCGAATAAATGTACATGTTACCGGCATCGTCTATCGTGGCCGGCTCCGTCACACCGTAGATGTTTAATAGCACAGTGCCGTTCGAGTCCAGGATGATCTGGTTCCGGTAGTGGTGAATGTATATCCTGTCGTCCTTGACCAGCAGCCCGGGCGGGGAGAACGTGTATTGGCCCAGGCCGAACGTGAGCGGCGCTATCCACCGGGCGCTACCGTCGGGGCCGATGGCGAGAAGCTCGCCTTTCTCGGGCTGATTGCCGGGGCCGACTACGATGTAGAAGTCCCCGCTGTCGGCAGCAGCGGCCATGCCGGTCCATTTCTCACAATTCGTGTTGATATTGTACTTATCAGGGATAGGCAGGGTCCAGATGACCTTACCGTCCTGGCCAATAGCATAGATGGAGCTTCCGTCCACCGTATACAGCACGCCGTTGCCCGGCGTGTACATGTTATCGTAGACCCAGAAGCCGGTATGGGCCACGGGGCCCGAAATGGCCCACTGGTCCGAGACGCCGGTCCCTCCCAGTATGGCCAGGCAGAGCATGAAGGCTAGAATGATGACCAGTATTGCAAGGGTCGCCTCGAATAGCTCGCTCTTCTTCATCCTATCACCGATAATGACAATCGGAAATAGCTTAAATATAGCTTATCTCACGTGCTGCGAAACTGGGAAAGGTTTAAGAGTACTCAGAGTAGTATCATTATAAACTACTATGAACACGATACCCGGTGACCTCATCGAATCGCTGAAGACGCTCGGGCTTACCGAGTACGAGGCCAAGGTCTATTCGGCGCTCGTCCTCTTCGAAAGGAGCGAGGTCAAGCCGATCTACGAATTCCTGAACGCTCCCAAGCCCAGCGTATACCAGAGCCTGAAGACCCTGATGGACAAGGGCCTGGTGCAGGTGGTGAACGCGAAGCCCGCCATTTACCGGGCGACGCCGCCGCAGATTGCCCTGAAGCACATGATGGACGTCCACCGGAAAGCAGAAGAGAACGCTTTATTGGAACTGGAAGAGCTGGAGAAGAGCCGGGTAAAGCAGGAAACGACCGACGCGATCTGGACGGTCTACGGGGACAGGAACATCGATTATGGCATCGAGGAGCTACTGGTAAAGGCGAAAAAGTCCCTGAAGATCCTGATGCCGCAGGACCGCCTCCGATATCTGGAATTGCTCCGCGGGAAGAGCGTGGCCGTGGAGCTGCTGGTCTTTTCCGACGACGCCATGATACCGGAGCGCTACGGGCTGAAGTCCGCCGTCGTCCACAACGCGATGGAGATAGACCTGGCCGATTTTACGCCCATCCTGAAGTACTTTTCCCAGGTCCCCTTAAAGGGCGACCAGGCTACGCGGTTCCTTTTTATCATGGCCGACGGGCGCGAGTTCATGTATGTGCCGCCTTTACCTGGGACGATGTCCGGCCTGGCGACGAGCAACTCTTTTGTCATTTCCCTCGGGACAATAGTATTCGGGGCCATATGGGAGCATACGCCTGCCATCTACCCGGTAAAAAAGTAGTTACTTGCCTTACTACCATAGGCTAGTATTTACATGGACGTCGCATAAATAAAAAAAACTCGAGAACCAATTTTCTATTTTAGAACAACCGTTTCTTTTCGGTAGTTCAAGGCAGTACTACCTCTTCATAGACTATTTATAGTTTGAGCTCAAATGTAGTAATTGCTAAAACTACCGGCGTAAAAACCTCGGGGGAAAGGTCTATGAAATCCACGAAGCTCTCGGCGAAATTAACGATAACGATCGCGCTCTTTTTGCTGCTCGCCACGGCGATGGCGAGCGCCGATTCGGGGAAGCCCTCCATATCGGTCAGCGACGTCCAGATATCGCCCTCGGCGCTGATGCCCGGGGATACGGGCACCGTCACGGTCACGCTCGCCAACGGCCAGAAAACGCTCACAGGGTCCACGACGACCAGCAGCGACACGTACAATTACGGCGCCGGCTCGTCGAACGGCCTCACGACTCCGGCGCACACGTCCGTGTCCAGCACGACGAGCAGCAACACGCCCGACGGCGGATACCTGCTGAATGAGGTTACTCTGCTCGCTGATCCTCCCATGTATATCGTCTCGAAGGATTTCAACGACGTTGGCCGCATGGGCATGGGCGACAAAGGGACCTTCACGTTCACCATAAAGGCTGACAGCTCAGCGGCTGA from Methanocella sp. encodes the following:
- a CDS encoding TrmB family transcriptional regulator produces the protein MNTIPGDLIESLKTLGLTEYEAKVYSALVLFERSEVKPIYEFLNAPKPSVYQSLKTLMDKGLVQVVNAKPAIYRATPPQIALKHMMDVHRKAEENALLELEELEKSRVKQETTDAIWTVYGDRNIDYGIEELLVKAKKSLKILMPQDRLRYLELLRGKSVAVELLVFSDDAMIPERYGLKSAVVHNAMEIDLADFTPILKYFSQVPLKGDQATRFLFIMADGREFMYVPPLPGTMSGLATSNSFVISLGTIVFGAIWEHTPAIYPVKK
- a CDS encoding winged helix-turn-helix transcriptional regulator; protein product: MKKSELFEATLAILVIILAFMLCLAILGGTGVSDQWAISGPVAHTGFWVYDNMYTPGNGVLYTVDGSSIYAIGQDGKVIWTLPIPDKYNINTNCEKWTGMAAAADSGDFYIVVGPGNQPEKGELLAIGPDGSARWIAPLTFGLGQYTFSPPGLLVKDDRIYIHHYRNQIILDSNGTVLLNIYGVTEPATIDDAGNMYIYSKDNGTIESYDRNGSMRWSHSSGEYNVSFLSGINVEQPYYNNGTLYVWLSSGIMGNGVMALDSNGNKLWVKEYPDEYTWPDFDTTFDSHGNLYLRHDNLGSDQQGDFNGSYMTMIRPDGTEVTGVKHYESYISDIKGLSNGIYYQMLRVTPPGVNDTLNADYYKDPGTVEFILTQAGGSWKNYRNLSQLDTYAVRATDITTDGSLWDTTLPLFPHRVALNASNIGLVMPPYLDLSYAANENKVKPEGWYKNNNVPNGTKAIGSWTDIELMPGNNITYVSMWTINYEVPTFYGQAKAAYSGGIYALDKDGNLLWAKPTGSRVTDMKEVNGTIYYGTDDGRLSATKINLAAGLVLTAAIYLFIRFFMAGAVTRARGRINGNENRNVVLKYIADNPGSGLYDISKGLRMNIGTVRYHLLILGINHRIISFKADGKHVRYFTNGGSYKPEERYLISLMKRESMRRALCALAENPGMSNRELSKKLNLGDSATNRYMRELMDRGIVTNDPAAEGRTSYFIKDEYRYKISAFIGKMGDC